The following proteins are encoded in a genomic region of Takifugu rubripes chromosome 9, fTakRub1.2, whole genome shotgun sequence:
- the fcsk gene encoding L-fucose kinase isoform X2 has product MFGGSGFRWTVVVLTCQHKDSVYSFHRELELRQQRGSLPQDMLIATVTDREQPLGSGGATLNALLVAVEHLSNRAGHTVVTADVLHDAHILILHTGRDFPWSSCSRAFCWLAVENPDQSIHAPVCCVDLLLNCLNHQVCPGSPPGVWVCSTDMILTIPPDFVMSWEGFSGARALALPGDISYALSHGVYLSDKQGHVRDIIYRGTEDQLRPALMPDGKVPLVSGPVFFSSLVSEKLLRTHVTPPLDGCTYLGLDSGAPPLQVSLFLDVLKCLCSDVTQDQFVREERTGCSSPVGPQGETVRQCREELWRILRGTPLTVAYVPDGCYDYLNLSGKRHVERLSQNCTDGNVLSHIQKVGGVNPGASIINSVLDGDVTVATGAVVQHCHLKGPLKVPTGCLLSGLNMMTLQCPLWQLDLASDIIIQGRFIELGELKLKVFTVMGAQDDLESSFDDARASFLNQSWNHFCSRTGIQPEELWVKKEQRSLLEARLFPVFSPKGGAVGLEGGVGWLLGGSGSLQMWKEAWKLSLKEVMALTHQEAELQWREELLYLAGRRRVCDALCNGTNVCLLPCFRAAVLGGQHKALLETLDNIAAGCGEQEVESLEELGLAARCLTCIADVLVGMAGGKGGLRSGPAANKAWSSAYLLLEKDLSGGVQALAAQRENWLSRPDLLVRAARHYEGASQVLLRKAVMSSHRFISIGQGELPPLEEWHKVECPARLDLAGGWSDTPPIAFEHGGCVINIAVKVDGKRPIGARARRICEPHIVLCIHSQGRDRGLSFVCESLDDMRDYCQPQAPGALLKAVCVYSGLVSLSSSQSLRDQLMDCWGGGLELHSWSLLPTGSGLGTSSILAGALLAAVYRCTGRTYDTDSLIHAVLQVEQVLTTGGGWQDQVGGLVGGIMVGRSRASLPLRVEVECLRPPEDFLASLEQHLLLVYTGKTRLARNLLQDVVRSWYSRLPAIVQNAHDLVANAEQCAKACLEGSLSRLGACLDQFWRLKKVMAPGCEPASVKTMMEALKPLVLGQTLAGAGGGGFLCVLTREPQQREKVLQVLNNTPGLGDFSIHYVEVDMDGISASTPGGY; this is encoded by the exons ATGTTTGGAGGCAGCGGGTTCAGGTGGACGGTGGTGGTTCTGACCTGCCAACATAAAGACAGCGTGTACTCCTTCCACAGGG agCTAGAGTTGCGGCAGCAGCGTGGCTCTCTCCCCCAGGACATGCTGATTGCCACGGTGACGGATCGTGAGCAGCCGCTGGGCAGTGGAGGTGCGACGCTCAATGCTTTGCTGGTCGCCGTGGAGCACCTTAGCAACAGAGCCGGACACACT GTGGTGACAGCTGATGTCCTGCATGATGCTCACATCCTCATTCTCCACACG GGTCGTGACTTcccctggagctcctgcagcagagccttCTGCTGGCTGGCTGTGGAAAACCCCGACCAGAGCATCCACGCTCCAGTCTGTTGcgtggacctgctgctgaactGTCTCAACCATCAG GTCTGTCCTGGTTCCCCTCCTGGTGTTTGGGTCTGCAGCACCGACATGATCCTCACCATCCCTCCAGACTTCG TCATGTCCTGGGAGGGGTTCTCAGGTGCTCGGGCCTTGGCGCTGCCAGGCGACATCTCGTATGCGCTCAGTCATGGAGTCTACCTGTCTGACAAACAG GGTCACGTCCGGGATATCATCTATAGGGGAACGGAAGACCAGCTCAGGCCAGCATTGATGCCTGATGGGAAAGTTCCATTG gtgtcaggTCCTGTCTTTTTCAGTAGCTTGGTGTCAGAGAAGTTACTCCGCACTCATGTCACTCCTCCACTGGATGGCTGCACCTATCTGGGCCTGGACTCAGGAGCTCCGCCCTTGCAG GTTTCTTTGTTCCTGGATGTGCTGAAGTGTCTCTGCTCAGATGTGACTCAGGACCAGTTTGTGAGGGAGGAACGAACTGGCTGCAGTTCTCCTGTTGGGCCTCAGGGGGAGACAGTGAGACAATGCAGGGAAGAGCTGTGGCGGATCCTGAGAGGAACTCCCCTCACTGTGG CATACGTCCCAGACGGTTGCTATGACTACCTCAATCTGTCCGGAAAGCGACACGTGGAAAGACTGAGCCAGAATTGCACAGACGGAAATGTTCTGTCCCACATCCAG AAAGTTGGCGGGGTCAACCCAGGTGCCAGCATTATCAATAGTGTTCTGGACGGAGATGTCACAGTGGCGACAGGAGCAGTGGTGCAACACTGTCACCTAAAG GGTCCTCTAAAGGTTCCAACAGGTTGTTTGCTGTCAGGTCTCAACATGATGACATTGCAATGTCCGCTGTGGCAGCTGGACCTGGCCAGTGACATCATTATCCAGGGACGCTTCATTGAGCTGGGGGAGCTGAAGCTGAAAGTGTTCACAGTGATGGGAGCACAAGATGATTTGGAG AGCTCCTTTGATGACGCCAGAGCCTCCTTCCTTAACCAGAGTTGGAACCacttctgcagcagaactggaATTCA GCCAGAGGAATTATGGGTAAAAAAAGAACAACGCTCCCTCCTGGAGGCTCGACTCTTTCCAGTCTTCTCTCCAAAAGGAGGTGCTGTGGGTCTAGAGGGAGGTGTCGGCTGGCTGCTGGGAGGAAGTGGATCTCTACAGATGTGGAAGGAAGCCTGGAAGCTCTCTCTGAAGGAGGTGATGGCTCTCACCCACCAGGAGGCGGAGCTACAGTGGAGAGAGGAGCTGCTTTACCTTGCAGGGAGAAGGAGAGTGTGCGATGCCTTGTGCAATGGCACAAATGTCTGCCTGCTGCCTTGCTTCAGGGCGGCGGTGCTAGGAGGCCAACACAAGGCTCTGCTGGAGACCTTGGACAACA TCGCAGCAGGATGTGGAGAGCAGGAGGTGGAGTCACTGGAAGAGTTGGGTTTGGCTGCTCGCTGCCTCACCTGTATTGCCGATGTGCTGGTGGGCATGGCGGGGGGTAAAGGTGGCCTTAGAAGTGGACCAGCTGCCAACAAAGCCTGGAGCTCTGCCtatctgctgctggagaaggacCTGAGTGGTGGGGTCCAGGCCCTGGCTGCACAAAGAGAGAACTGGCTTAGCAG GCCGGATCTGCTGGTGAGAGCAGCGCGGCATTATGAAGGAGCCAGCCAGGTGCTGCTGCGAaaagctgtgatgtcatcacacagGTTCATCTCCATTGGCCAGGGTGAGCTGCCACCTCTGGAGGAGTGGCATAAAGTGGAGTGTCCAGCCCGACTAGACCTGGCAG GCGGCTGGAGCGACACGCCGCCCATTGCCTTTGAGCATGGTGGCTGTGTAATTAATATTGCAGTCAAGGTGGATGGGAAGCGTCCTATTGGAGCCAGGGCTCGACGCATCTGCGAGCCACACATCGTGCTCTGTATCCATTCTCAAGGAAGAGACAGGGGCCTTTCTTTCGTGTGTGAAAGCCTGGATGACATGAGGGACTACTGTCAGCCTCAGGCGCCTG gggCCCTGCTGAAggcggtgtgtgtgtacagcGGTCTGgtgtctctctcctccagtcagTCTCTGAGAGATCAGCTGATGGATTGTTGGGGGGGAGGGTTGGAGCTCCACAGCTGGTCATTGCTGCCAACAGGATCTGGACTGG GTACCAGTAGTATCCTGGCGGGGGCGTTACTGGCTGCTGTATACAGGTGTACCGGTCGAACCTATGACACAGACTCGCTTATCCACGCTGTCCTTCAGGTGGAACAGGTTCTCACCACAG GTGGGGGCTGGCAGGATCAGGTGGGAGGTCTAGTGGGCGGAATCATGGTGGGTCGTTCCAGGGCTTCACTGCCTCTGCGGGTGGAAGTAGAATGTCTCCGTCCTCCAGAGGACTTCCTGGCATCTCTGGAGcagcacctcctgctggtgtaCACAGGAAAAACACGCCTGGCTCGcaacctgctgcag GATGTGGTTCGTAGCTGGTACAGTCGTCTGCCTGCCATTGTTCAGAATGCCCATGACCTGGTGGCCAATGCTGAGCAATGTGCCAAAGCCTGTCTAGAGG GTTCACTTTCCAGACTGGGGGCATGTCTGGACCAGTTTTGGAGGCTTAAGAAAGTGATGGCTCCTGGCTGTGAGCCAGCATCAGTGAAGACCATGATGGAGGCACTGAAGCCACTGGTCCTGGGTCAGACCTTGGCTGGCGCCGGAGGGGGAGGCTTCCTCTGCGTGCTAACCCGGGAGCCTCAGCAGCGGGAGAAAGTGCTCCAGGTCCTCAACAACACTCCG GGACTGGGGGACTTCAGCATTCATTACGTGGAGGTAGACATGGACGGGATCTCCGCCAGCACTCCTGGAGGATACTAA
- the fcsk gene encoding L-fucose kinase isoform X1, whose translation MFGGSGFRWTVVVLTCQHKDSVYSFHRELELRQQRGSLPQDMLIATVTDREQPLGSGGATLNALLVAVEHLSNRAGHTVVTADVLHDAHILILHTVSAAGGSTCVWPLSSSGLFVLPQGRDFPWSSCSRAFCWLAVENPDQSIHAPVCCVDLLLNCLNHQVCPGSPPGVWVCSTDMILTIPPDFVMSWEGFSGARALALPGDISYALSHGVYLSDKQGHVRDIIYRGTEDQLRPALMPDGKVPLVSGPVFFSSLVSEKLLRTHVTPPLDGCTYLGLDSGAPPLQVSLFLDVLKCLCSDVTQDQFVREERTGCSSPVGPQGETVRQCREELWRILRGTPLTVAYVPDGCYDYLNLSGKRHVERLSQNCTDGNVLSHIQKVGGVNPGASIINSVLDGDVTVATGAVVQHCHLKGPLKVPTGCLLSGLNMMTLQCPLWQLDLASDIIIQGRFIELGELKLKVFTVMGAQDDLESSFDDARASFLNQSWNHFCSRTGIQPEELWVKKEQRSLLEARLFPVFSPKGGAVGLEGGVGWLLGGSGSLQMWKEAWKLSLKEVMALTHQEAELQWREELLYLAGRRRVCDALCNGTNVCLLPCFRAAVLGGQHKALLETLDNIAAGCGEQEVESLEELGLAARCLTCIADVLVGMAGGKGGLRSGPAANKAWSSAYLLLEKDLSGGVQALAAQRENWLSRPDLLVRAARHYEGASQVLLRKAVMSSHRFISIGQGELPPLEEWHKVECPARLDLAGGWSDTPPIAFEHGGCVINIAVKVDGKRPIGARARRICEPHIVLCIHSQGRDRGLSFVCESLDDMRDYCQPQAPGALLKAVCVYSGLVSLSSSQSLRDQLMDCWGGGLELHSWSLLPTGSGLGTSSILAGALLAAVYRCTGRTYDTDSLIHAVLQVEQVLTTGGGWQDQVGGLVGGIMVGRSRASLPLRVEVECLRPPEDFLASLEQHLLLVYTGKTRLARNLLQDVVRSWYSRLPAIVQNAHDLVANAEQCAKACLEGSLSRLGACLDQFWRLKKVMAPGCEPASVKTMMEALKPLVLGQTLAGAGGGGFLCVLTREPQQREKVLQVLNNTPGLGDFSIHYVEVDMDGISASTPGGY comes from the exons ATGTTTGGAGGCAGCGGGTTCAGGTGGACGGTGGTGGTTCTGACCTGCCAACATAAAGACAGCGTGTACTCCTTCCACAGGG agCTAGAGTTGCGGCAGCAGCGTGGCTCTCTCCCCCAGGACATGCTGATTGCCACGGTGACGGATCGTGAGCAGCCGCTGGGCAGTGGAGGTGCGACGCTCAATGCTTTGCTGGTCGCCGTGGAGCACCTTAGCAACAGAGCCGGACACACT GTGGTGACAGCTGATGTCCTGCATGATGCTCACATCCTCATTCTCCACACGGTGAGTGCTGCTGGaggttccacctgtgtctggcCTTTGTCGTCTTCAGGGTTGTTTGTTCTCCCACAGGGTCGTGACTTcccctggagctcctgcagcagagccttCTGCTGGCTGGCTGTGGAAAACCCCGACCAGAGCATCCACGCTCCAGTCTGTTGcgtggacctgctgctgaactGTCTCAACCATCAG GTCTGTCCTGGTTCCCCTCCTGGTGTTTGGGTCTGCAGCACCGACATGATCCTCACCATCCCTCCAGACTTCG TCATGTCCTGGGAGGGGTTCTCAGGTGCTCGGGCCTTGGCGCTGCCAGGCGACATCTCGTATGCGCTCAGTCATGGAGTCTACCTGTCTGACAAACAG GGTCACGTCCGGGATATCATCTATAGGGGAACGGAAGACCAGCTCAGGCCAGCATTGATGCCTGATGGGAAAGTTCCATTG gtgtcaggTCCTGTCTTTTTCAGTAGCTTGGTGTCAGAGAAGTTACTCCGCACTCATGTCACTCCTCCACTGGATGGCTGCACCTATCTGGGCCTGGACTCAGGAGCTCCGCCCTTGCAG GTTTCTTTGTTCCTGGATGTGCTGAAGTGTCTCTGCTCAGATGTGACTCAGGACCAGTTTGTGAGGGAGGAACGAACTGGCTGCAGTTCTCCTGTTGGGCCTCAGGGGGAGACAGTGAGACAATGCAGGGAAGAGCTGTGGCGGATCCTGAGAGGAACTCCCCTCACTGTGG CATACGTCCCAGACGGTTGCTATGACTACCTCAATCTGTCCGGAAAGCGACACGTGGAAAGACTGAGCCAGAATTGCACAGACGGAAATGTTCTGTCCCACATCCAG AAAGTTGGCGGGGTCAACCCAGGTGCCAGCATTATCAATAGTGTTCTGGACGGAGATGTCACAGTGGCGACAGGAGCAGTGGTGCAACACTGTCACCTAAAG GGTCCTCTAAAGGTTCCAACAGGTTGTTTGCTGTCAGGTCTCAACATGATGACATTGCAATGTCCGCTGTGGCAGCTGGACCTGGCCAGTGACATCATTATCCAGGGACGCTTCATTGAGCTGGGGGAGCTGAAGCTGAAAGTGTTCACAGTGATGGGAGCACAAGATGATTTGGAG AGCTCCTTTGATGACGCCAGAGCCTCCTTCCTTAACCAGAGTTGGAACCacttctgcagcagaactggaATTCA GCCAGAGGAATTATGGGTAAAAAAAGAACAACGCTCCCTCCTGGAGGCTCGACTCTTTCCAGTCTTCTCTCCAAAAGGAGGTGCTGTGGGTCTAGAGGGAGGTGTCGGCTGGCTGCTGGGAGGAAGTGGATCTCTACAGATGTGGAAGGAAGCCTGGAAGCTCTCTCTGAAGGAGGTGATGGCTCTCACCCACCAGGAGGCGGAGCTACAGTGGAGAGAGGAGCTGCTTTACCTTGCAGGGAGAAGGAGAGTGTGCGATGCCTTGTGCAATGGCACAAATGTCTGCCTGCTGCCTTGCTTCAGGGCGGCGGTGCTAGGAGGCCAACACAAGGCTCTGCTGGAGACCTTGGACAACA TCGCAGCAGGATGTGGAGAGCAGGAGGTGGAGTCACTGGAAGAGTTGGGTTTGGCTGCTCGCTGCCTCACCTGTATTGCCGATGTGCTGGTGGGCATGGCGGGGGGTAAAGGTGGCCTTAGAAGTGGACCAGCTGCCAACAAAGCCTGGAGCTCTGCCtatctgctgctggagaaggacCTGAGTGGTGGGGTCCAGGCCCTGGCTGCACAAAGAGAGAACTGGCTTAGCAG GCCGGATCTGCTGGTGAGAGCAGCGCGGCATTATGAAGGAGCCAGCCAGGTGCTGCTGCGAaaagctgtgatgtcatcacacagGTTCATCTCCATTGGCCAGGGTGAGCTGCCACCTCTGGAGGAGTGGCATAAAGTGGAGTGTCCAGCCCGACTAGACCTGGCAG GCGGCTGGAGCGACACGCCGCCCATTGCCTTTGAGCATGGTGGCTGTGTAATTAATATTGCAGTCAAGGTGGATGGGAAGCGTCCTATTGGAGCCAGGGCTCGACGCATCTGCGAGCCACACATCGTGCTCTGTATCCATTCTCAAGGAAGAGACAGGGGCCTTTCTTTCGTGTGTGAAAGCCTGGATGACATGAGGGACTACTGTCAGCCTCAGGCGCCTG gggCCCTGCTGAAggcggtgtgtgtgtacagcGGTCTGgtgtctctctcctccagtcagTCTCTGAGAGATCAGCTGATGGATTGTTGGGGGGGAGGGTTGGAGCTCCACAGCTGGTCATTGCTGCCAACAGGATCTGGACTGG GTACCAGTAGTATCCTGGCGGGGGCGTTACTGGCTGCTGTATACAGGTGTACCGGTCGAACCTATGACACAGACTCGCTTATCCACGCTGTCCTTCAGGTGGAACAGGTTCTCACCACAG GTGGGGGCTGGCAGGATCAGGTGGGAGGTCTAGTGGGCGGAATCATGGTGGGTCGTTCCAGGGCTTCACTGCCTCTGCGGGTGGAAGTAGAATGTCTCCGTCCTCCAGAGGACTTCCTGGCATCTCTGGAGcagcacctcctgctggtgtaCACAGGAAAAACACGCCTGGCTCGcaacctgctgcag GATGTGGTTCGTAGCTGGTACAGTCGTCTGCCTGCCATTGTTCAGAATGCCCATGACCTGGTGGCCAATGCTGAGCAATGTGCCAAAGCCTGTCTAGAGG GTTCACTTTCCAGACTGGGGGCATGTCTGGACCAGTTTTGGAGGCTTAAGAAAGTGATGGCTCCTGGCTGTGAGCCAGCATCAGTGAAGACCATGATGGAGGCACTGAAGCCACTGGTCCTGGGTCAGACCTTGGCTGGCGCCGGAGGGGGAGGCTTCCTCTGCGTGCTAACCCGGGAGCCTCAGCAGCGGGAGAAAGTGCTCCAGGTCCTCAACAACACTCCG GGACTGGGGGACTTCAGCATTCATTACGTGGAGGTAGACATGGACGGGATCTCCGCCAGCACTCCTGGAGGATACTAA
- the pclaf gene encoding PCNA-associated factor encodes MVRTKADSVPGSYRKAVAASAPRKSLGSSSSNSSPSSQCSTPAKGKYAGGNPVCPRPTPTWQKGIGDFFGGPPRKPEKENQQPQEVEDDEEAGGSGMSKASRRSRPLPDDDD; translated from the exons ATGGTAAGGACTAAGGCTGACAGTGTTCCTGGATCCTACAGAAAAG CTGTTGCAGCTTCGGCTCCCCGGAAGTCTCTGGGCTCCAGTTCATCCAACTCTTCACCCAGCAGCCAGTGTTCCACTCCTG CAAAGGGCAAGTATGCTGGCGGCAACCCGGTGTGTCCTCGTCCAACACCAACCTGGCAGAAAGGCATCGGAGACTTCTTTGGCGGTCCCCCGAGGAAGCCCGAGAAGGAAAACCAGCAGCCCCAGGAGgttgaggatgatgaagaggctGGAGGAAGTGGCATGTCAAAGGCCAGCAGAAG GTCAAGACCGCTGCCTGATGACGATGACTGA
- the nedd1 gene encoding protein NEDD1 isoform X1, with amino-acid sequence MEELNRLVSTGDNVKMWDAFSMAPLEQFNPHSISHPVAQACWSSNNQYLVSASSSGDKLVVSSLKSTPVPVVEMAEGKRQTRVCLSSSSQFLVSGGLDHCVHIWDLKTKRLHRSLKDHKEEVTCVSFNANDSSVASGSTSGDLVLHSLTTNVSSKPFGHGSNQPIHDLRLSPLKRSLLGSISDSGSMVLWDANTQKEIHVFDSAHKAPGCGLVFSPASELLVVSVGLDKKIICYDTVSKIFLKSIRVESPLTAVDFTLDGTGLVVGSTQGKIYHYDLRNSSAPTRITVAHKTSVTCLRFQSNFKQKNSKLGSAKIGSTKRSSNKVLNQPDPAATTGSAPQRLITKTGGAGADVMSWEAEGQQGLEPGVQKFNSIRQNSLDIFSPARDDSKIQGAVGDSMFGRTQAATLEMLPRDCEGQPVIGRASLDVFSPVREDCQTATSAHRKTPLGTPLVASAGRCFSPLSVYQTPPIKEEEPAPAMVAESGDIAKPHKTSSSSLEGEVHTTPPSSHQTNLSQPAPPFFTPEPSLGRANGIQTQLSYDSPTQRATAAASSGPLGSALSAAVSSSLSQNIVEVVGQGGAAPLTSLQIHFIQNMIHETLEDFRDTCHRDIVNLQVEMVRQFYIQLNEIHSLIERYSVNESLVEEIERLKEENRRLKTNY; translated from the exons ATGGAGGAGCTCAACCGTCTGGTTTCCACAGGAGACAATGTGAAGATGTGGGATGCATTTTCCATGGCACCACTGGAGCAGTTCAATCCACACAGCATCAGCCACCCAGTGGCACAAGCCTGCTGGAGCTCTAACA ACCAGTACTTGGTGAGTGCAAGCAGCAGCGGAGACAAACTGGTGGTCTCAAGCCTCAAATCGACTCCAGTTCCAGTAGTGGAAATGGCTGAAGGG AAAAGGCAAACCCGCGTGTGTCTTAGTTCCTCATCTCAGTTCCTGGTCAGTGGAGGTTTGGACCACTGCGTCCACATCTGGGACCTCAAGACTAAGAGGCTGCATCGCTCCTTGAAG GACCATAAAGAAGAGGTGACCTGTGTGTCATTCAATGCCAATGACAGCTCCGTCGCCTCTGGCTCCACCAGCGGGGACCTGGTCCTCCACAGTCTAACTACTAATGTGTCCAGCAAACCCTTTGGTCATGGAAGCAACCAG CCCATCCATGACCTGAGGCTGTCTCCACTGAAGCGATCCCTGCTGGGCAGCATTTCTGACAGTGGCAGCATGGTCCTGTGGGACGccaacacacagaaagagatcCATGTCTTTGACAGTGCCCATAAAGCTCCAGGCTGTGGTTTGGTCTTCTCTCCTGCTAGTGAGCTGCTGGTTGTCAGTGTTGGTCTGGACAAAAAGATCATCTGCTATGACACAGTCAGCAAAAT TTTTCTGAAGTCCATCCGGGTGGAGAGTCCACTCACCGCTGTGGATTTCACTCTGGATGGTACTGGTCTGGTTGTGGGATCCACTCAAGGGAAGATTTACCACTATGACCTGAGGAACTCAAGTGCACCCACTCGGATCACTGTGGCACATAAAACCTCTGTTACCTGCCTGCGTTTCCAGAGCAACTTCAAACAAAAG AACAGTAAACTGGGCTCCGCCAAGATTGGCAGTACAAAGAGATCTTCAAACAAAGTGTTGAATCAGCCAGATCCTGCTGCGACCACAGGCTCTGCCCCTCAGAGACTGATCACCAAAACAG ggggcgctggcGCCGATGTGATGTCCTGGGAGGCAGAAGGACAACAGGGCCTGGAGCCTGGTGTCCAGAAGTTCAACAGTATCCGGCAAAACAGTCTGGACATCTTCTCTCCTGCTCGAGATG ACTCCAAGATCCAGGGGGCAGTTGGAGATAGCATGTTTGGAAGAACACAAG CAGCCACTTTGGAGATGCTGCCCAGAGATTGTGAGGGTCAGCCCGTCATCGGTCGGGCCAGTTTGGATGTTTTCTCCCCAGTCAGAGAAG ACTGTCAAACAGCTACCAGTGCCCATCGTAAGACCCCCTTAGGGACACCTCTGGTAGCCTCCGCAGGGCGATGCTTCAGCCCGCTGTCTGTCTACCAAACCCCCCCCatcaaagaggaggagccagcaCCTGCTATGGTGGCCGAGTCAGGTGACATCGCGAAG CCCCATAAAACTAGCAGCTCCAGTTTGGAGGGTGAAGTTCATACCACGCCCCCCTCATCCCATCAGACCAATCTTAGCCAGCCAGCGCCACCCTTCTTCACCCCAGAACCAAGCCTCGGGAGAGCCAACGGCATTCAGACTCAGCTGAGCTACGATTCACCCACccagagagccacagcagcag CCTCGTCCGGACCTTTAGGTTCAGCACTTTCGGCAGCCGtatcctcttctctctcccagaACATCGTGGAGGTGGTTGGACAGGGAGGAgctgctcctctcacctccctgCAGATCCACTTCATCCAAAATATGATTCATGAAACTCTGGAGGACTTTAG GGACACCTGTCACAGGGACATCGTCAACCTGCAGGTGGAGATGGTCCGACAGTTCTACATCCAGCTG AATGAGATCCACAGTCTGATAGAGAGATACTCTGTGAACGAGTCTCTGGTGGAAGAGATTGagaggctgaaagaggagaaccGCAGGCTGAAGACCAACTACTGA
- the nedd1 gene encoding protein NEDD1 isoform X2, with product MEELNRLVSTGDNVKMWDAFSMAPLEQFNPHSISHPVAQACWSSNNQYLVSASSSGDKLVVSSLKSTPVPVVEMAEGKRQTRVCLSSSSQFLVSGGLDHCVHIWDLKTKRLHRSLKDHKEEVTCVSFNANDSSVASGSTSGDLVLHSLTTNVSSKPFGHGSNQPIHDLRLSPLKRSLLGSISDSGSMVLWDANTQKEIHVFDSAHKAPGCGLVFSPASELLVVSVGLDKKIICYDTVSKIFLKSIRVESPLTAVDFTLDGTGLVVGSTQGKIYHYDLRNSSAPTRITVAHKTSVTCLRFQSNFKQKNSKLGSAKIGSTKRSSNKVLNQPDPAATTGSAPQRLITKTGGAGADVMSWEAEGQQGLEPGVQKFNSIRQNSLDIFSPARDDSKIQGAVGDSMFGRTQATLEMLPRDCEGQPVIGRASLDVFSPVREDCQTATSAHRKTPLGTPLVASAGRCFSPLSVYQTPPIKEEEPAPAMVAESGDIAKPHKTSSSSLEGEVHTTPPSSHQTNLSQPAPPFFTPEPSLGRANGIQTQLSYDSPTQRATAAASSGPLGSALSAAVSSSLSQNIVEVVGQGGAAPLTSLQIHFIQNMIHETLEDFRDTCHRDIVNLQVEMVRQFYIQLNEIHSLIERYSVNESLVEEIERLKEENRRLKTNY from the exons ATGGAGGAGCTCAACCGTCTGGTTTCCACAGGAGACAATGTGAAGATGTGGGATGCATTTTCCATGGCACCACTGGAGCAGTTCAATCCACACAGCATCAGCCACCCAGTGGCACAAGCCTGCTGGAGCTCTAACA ACCAGTACTTGGTGAGTGCAAGCAGCAGCGGAGACAAACTGGTGGTCTCAAGCCTCAAATCGACTCCAGTTCCAGTAGTGGAAATGGCTGAAGGG AAAAGGCAAACCCGCGTGTGTCTTAGTTCCTCATCTCAGTTCCTGGTCAGTGGAGGTTTGGACCACTGCGTCCACATCTGGGACCTCAAGACTAAGAGGCTGCATCGCTCCTTGAAG GACCATAAAGAAGAGGTGACCTGTGTGTCATTCAATGCCAATGACAGCTCCGTCGCCTCTGGCTCCACCAGCGGGGACCTGGTCCTCCACAGTCTAACTACTAATGTGTCCAGCAAACCCTTTGGTCATGGAAGCAACCAG CCCATCCATGACCTGAGGCTGTCTCCACTGAAGCGATCCCTGCTGGGCAGCATTTCTGACAGTGGCAGCATGGTCCTGTGGGACGccaacacacagaaagagatcCATGTCTTTGACAGTGCCCATAAAGCTCCAGGCTGTGGTTTGGTCTTCTCTCCTGCTAGTGAGCTGCTGGTTGTCAGTGTTGGTCTGGACAAAAAGATCATCTGCTATGACACAGTCAGCAAAAT TTTTCTGAAGTCCATCCGGGTGGAGAGTCCACTCACCGCTGTGGATTTCACTCTGGATGGTACTGGTCTGGTTGTGGGATCCACTCAAGGGAAGATTTACCACTATGACCTGAGGAACTCAAGTGCACCCACTCGGATCACTGTGGCACATAAAACCTCTGTTACCTGCCTGCGTTTCCAGAGCAACTTCAAACAAAAG AACAGTAAACTGGGCTCCGCCAAGATTGGCAGTACAAAGAGATCTTCAAACAAAGTGTTGAATCAGCCAGATCCTGCTGCGACCACAGGCTCTGCCCCTCAGAGACTGATCACCAAAACAG ggggcgctggcGCCGATGTGATGTCCTGGGAGGCAGAAGGACAACAGGGCCTGGAGCCTGGTGTCCAGAAGTTCAACAGTATCCGGCAAAACAGTCTGGACATCTTCTCTCCTGCTCGAGATG ACTCCAAGATCCAGGGGGCAGTTGGAGATAGCATGTTTGGAAGAACACAAG CCACTTTGGAGATGCTGCCCAGAGATTGTGAGGGTCAGCCCGTCATCGGTCGGGCCAGTTTGGATGTTTTCTCCCCAGTCAGAGAAG ACTGTCAAACAGCTACCAGTGCCCATCGTAAGACCCCCTTAGGGACACCTCTGGTAGCCTCCGCAGGGCGATGCTTCAGCCCGCTGTCTGTCTACCAAACCCCCCCCatcaaagaggaggagccagcaCCTGCTATGGTGGCCGAGTCAGGTGACATCGCGAAG CCCCATAAAACTAGCAGCTCCAGTTTGGAGGGTGAAGTTCATACCACGCCCCCCTCATCCCATCAGACCAATCTTAGCCAGCCAGCGCCACCCTTCTTCACCCCAGAACCAAGCCTCGGGAGAGCCAACGGCATTCAGACTCAGCTGAGCTACGATTCACCCACccagagagccacagcagcag CCTCGTCCGGACCTTTAGGTTCAGCACTTTCGGCAGCCGtatcctcttctctctcccagaACATCGTGGAGGTGGTTGGACAGGGAGGAgctgctcctctcacctccctgCAGATCCACTTCATCCAAAATATGATTCATGAAACTCTGGAGGACTTTAG GGACACCTGTCACAGGGACATCGTCAACCTGCAGGTGGAGATGGTCCGACAGTTCTACATCCAGCTG AATGAGATCCACAGTCTGATAGAGAGATACTCTGTGAACGAGTCTCTGGTGGAAGAGATTGagaggctgaaagaggagaaccGCAGGCTGAAGACCAACTACTGA